In a genomic window of Deltaproteobacteria bacterium:
- a CDS encoding PEP-CTERM sorting domain-containing protein, translating into MKRFVVFLSSILLIIGVTGGAGAQYVDHSVPLEPSVDFYVGPGAQGNDRWIEWSHPLDWQGCEGEDGCPGCEYGFTLNLTIFADDVDGYGWTTPTSYEREDDEVWIYQGTWDETSNKFFMGYLEDFGDQTIFTGPDLTDASDAAHSESSWSKMSSELVGFDLDPSSPLFVRVLVEGDGQPRGAWDWECEIESSNLRIDCTPIPVPSALLLLGSGVIGLVGLRRVFS; encoded by the coding sequence ATGAAAAGATTCGTGGTGTTCTTAAGTTCCATTCTATTGATTATCGGGGTAACAGGTGGGGCCGGTGCGCAGTATGTCGATCACTCTGTGCCATTGGAACCGTCAGTTGACTTCTACGTAGGACCAGGTGCTCAAGGTAACGATAGATGGATTGAATGGTCGCATCCTCTTGACTGGCAAGGATGCGAGGGTGAAGACGGCTGCCCAGGGTGTGAATACGGTTTTACTTTGAATCTGACAATCTTCGCTGATGATGTGGATGGTTATGGGTGGACTACCCCCACAAGTTATGAACGCGAAGATGATGAAGTCTGGATTTATCAGGGCACGTGGGATGAGACCTCCAACAAGTTCTTTATGGGCTATCTGGAGGATTTTGGAGACCAGACGATCTTCACAGGGCCTGATTTGACGGACGCAAGTGACGCTGCCCATAGCGAAAGTTCCTGGTCTAAGATGTCCTCAGAATTGGTGGGTTTCGACCTGGACCCCAGTTCACCCCTGTTTGTACGAGTGTTGGTAGAAGGTGACGGGCAACCACGTGGTGCTTGGGATTGGGAGTGCGAAATTGAGAGTTCAAACCTGAGAATTGATTGCACCCCCATTCCAGTACCCTCGGCCCTGCTTCTCCTTGGTTCCGGTGTGATCGGTCTTGTGGGACTGCGGAGGGTGTTTAGCTAG
- a CDS encoding antitoxin, whose amino-acid sequence MNKINLNKEEQEILDSFERGEWKSVPNVRAEIEKHRKYARKTLKKDKRVNIRIPSKVLEELQAIAIEDGIPYQTLMSSILHRYVTGRLVDRIRPNKSFESDG is encoded by the coding sequence ATGAACAAAATCAATCTTAATAAAGAAGAGCAGGAAATACTCGATTCCTTTGAACGAGGAGAATGGAAGTCAGTTCCAAATGTTAGAGCGGAGATTGAAAAGCACCGCAAGTATGCCAGAAAAACACTAAAGAAAGATAAACGGGTCAATATCAGAATACCTTCTAAGGTGTTGGAGGAGCTTCAGGCAATTGCGATTGAAGATGGCATACCTTATCAAACGCTCATGTCTAGCATTCTACATCGTTATGTTACGGGCCGTCTTGTTGATAGAATTAGGCCGAACAAGTCATTTGAGTCTGACGGTTAA